The following are encoded in a window of Pyrenophora tritici-repentis strain M4 chromosome 6, whole genome shotgun sequence genomic DNA:
- a CDS encoding RING-finger-containing ubiquitin ligase, with product MSNGTEAAGGTPNAKSGTIVVAIIVPAALIIVLIVLIFINRRRGFIIPRLIHNESTIKEERWQSRQNELDSHIKSQSFYVWLASQKEKNPASLQMSDPICAICLDEFVDDAQIRGLECSHAFHSHCLDEWFTKYNEYCPLCHRPIIPGSRAARRRTRERLDPTIPMIVMV from the exons ATGTCAAACGGCACAGAGGCAGCTGGCGGAACACCGAATGCGAAAAGTGGCACCATCGTAGTCGCCATCATTGTGCCAGCGGCTTTGATAATCGTGCTCATAGTGCTGATATTCAT TAATCGTCGCAGGGGCTTCATCATCCCACGACTAATCCACAATGAATCGACTATCAAAGAAGAGAGATGGCAGTCGCGACAAAACGAGCTAGACAGTCATATCAAGTCGCAGAGTTTCTACGTTTGGCTCGCGAGTCAGAAGGAAAAGAATCCGGCATCGCTACAAATGAGCGATCCAATATG TGCCATATGTCTGGACGAGTTCGTCGACGACGCGCAAATACGTGGGCTTGAATGCTCTCACGCTTTTCACTCGCACTGTCTAGACGAATGGTTTACAAAGTACAACGAGTACTGTCCACTCTGCCATAGGCCGATCATACCCGGCTCTAGAGCAGCAAGACGAAGAACGCGAGAAAGACTAGACCCGACAATACCCATGATCGTCATGGTCTGA
- a CDS encoding SbcC, ATPase involved in DNA repair, with protein MSKIDRMMIQGVRSFGPEKGETIQFTAPLTLIVGWNGSGKTTIIESLKYATTGDLPTQSKTGGAFIHDPKLRNEKELLAQVKLSFRSTSGVRMVVTRNLQVTVKKNTKSQKTLEGSLLMVKDGEKHSISTRVAELDQIIPQYLGVSKAILDNVIFCHQEDSLWPLSDASTLKKKFDEIFEAMKYTKAIENIKGIRKDRNIELGQLNIIEANAKEDKTRAKKSEDRQAKLFDEIEKLRDMYTDLDAKCTEAQQKASDSYNHAARFEQIVAQLEAKRMTLNINKQNVAELQDSMKELGESDEELQSMLDQYEERVATYATQVAELKEEYHEFKQHLEQNRGALGAKQSEIGKYEAQKEQHERQMQQRENTIKEAAKRHAIRGFDYDITEKQVPEFQQILSKMSRDQNRALERAREETQRDLRDAQGVLNKLNTRKSGLSQSKEAARSQIMTNDKRISELQRTMNQIKADEGSEAILQERKQDVEKQLQDATAASASERYEERISEAARNLQTLEDRKERLTAEFGDASKQARESASIDVKREELGRQQHSLATMKKVHGKRLSQLVDSEWDPATLEATFQQVLSEKAGKVKEAASRRDIAQTKLDKVNFQLSSSESQAKQKRKELQKYETKVKEAIQKDDVSDFDETLQQLEEEYEASSSDKAKFDAQIDYMTKCLESAEKHNICRLCTRSLHDDEDEDFTTAGFIKKLKDIIAKAKNTMQADNADEIFAELEAARNAKPSYELATRLRQNELPDIQKTITNLASERDTLNKQLEEQDAVIHDLEAEKQEVEALSKEVQSIVGYYTRVQELEVEIKELAQKQKSAGLSRGIDAIQSDLQQVSDDGRSARNTLDQLVAARDKARNLITSLELSVRDINAELHNAQSKLKEKRALAERIEEFKRENNNQREAMRSLDQDMDNINPEIEQAQYKYDDINRRGNDRVHRTHDEASKLSESLRQLEKANEEINAYISRGGPQQLERTHRDIENLQGEIVRIETDMVNLTRKIKKLEDTMRDTDMSRRTITENLRYRKAKRSLETLQIEIEKLEGEGAERDKEHYEREAEHWDLKYRQLNIDKTGVERDMKNKDDQLTELMEEYSNLYKDSAQQYREAHIRVETTKAAIEDLGRYAGALDKAIMKYHTLKMEEINRILAELWRNAYQGTDVDTIRIASDGDGKGNRVYNYRVVMIKQDTEMDMRGRCSAGQKVLASIVIRLALAECFGTNCGLIALDEPTTNLDQQNIKGLAESLSQIIQTRRKQANFQLLVITHDEQFLREMNCADYTDSYWRVGRDVKQESYIERQNIAEVT; from the coding sequence GTTCGCTGCTTATGGTCAAAGACGGCGAGAAGCACTCCATCTCCACTCGCGTTGCCGAACTGGATCAGATCATCCCTCAGTATCTTGGTGTATCCAAAGCTATCCTAGACAATGTCATCTTTTGCCACCAGGAAGATAGTTTGTGGCCTTTGAGCGATGCAAGCACTCTCAAAAAGAAGTTTGATGAGATCTTCGAGGCTATGAAGTACACAAAAGCCATCGAGAACATCAAAGGCATCAGAAAAGACCGGAACATCGAACTAGGACAGCTGAATATCATCGAGGCCAATGCCAAAGAGGACAAGACCCGAGCAAAGAAGAGTGAGGACCGACAGGCCAAGTTATTTGACGAGATAGAGAAGCTCCGAGACATGTACACCGACCTGGACGCAAAGTGTACCGAGGCTCAGCAAAAGGCTAGCGACTCTTACAATCATGCTGCACGGTTCGAACAGATCGTTGCGCAGCTAGAAGCCAAGCGCATGACCCTCAACATCAACAAACAGAACGTGGCCGAACTCCAAGATAGTATGAAAGAGTTGGGCGAGTCTGATGAGGAGCTTCAGAGTATGCTGGACCAGTATGAAGAGCGCGTTGCTACCTATGCCACACAGGTTGCGGAGCTGAAAGAGGAATATCATGAATTCAAACAGCATTTGGAGCAGAATCGCGGTGCTCTAGGGGCAAAACAAAGTGAGATTGGAAAATACGAGGCGCAGAAGGAGCAGCATGAGCGTCAAATGCAACAGCGTGAGAACACCATCAAGGAAGCCGCTAAGCGGCACGCTATTCGAGGTTTCGACTATGACATCACAGAGAAACAGGTACCCGAGTTTCAGCAGATACTGAGCAAGATGTCGCGTGATCAAAACAGAGCCCTCGAACGAGCTCGAGAAGAGACGCAACGGGACCTGCGTGATGCTCAGGGGGTTCtcaacaagctcaacacGCGCAAGTCGGGACTCAGCCAGAGCAAGGAGGCTGCGCGCAGTCAAATTATGACTAACGACAAGCGCATCTCCGAACTTCAGAGGACCATGAACCAAATCAAGGCGGACGAAGGCAGCGAAGCCATCCTTCAGGAAAGGAAACAGGATGTAGAGAAGCAACTGCAGGATGCAACAGCTGCGTCCGCTTCCGAACGCTACGAAGAACGTATATCGGAAGCTGCCAGAAACTTACAGACACTTGAAGACCGAAAAGAGCGCCTGACGGCTGAGTTCGGCGACGCATCAAAGCAAGCACGTGAATCTGCCTCCATTGATGTCAAGCGAGAGGAGTTAGGGAGGCAGCAGCACAGCTTGGCAACCATGAAGAAGGTCCACGGCAAGCGTCTTTCCCAGCTTGTTGATTCTGAATGGGACCCCGCTACCTTGGAGGCGACCTTTCAGCAGGTGCTCTCAGAGAAGGCCGGCAAAGTCAAGGAAGCTGCTTCTCGCCGCGACATTGCACAGACGAAGCTGGACAAGGTCAACTTCCAACTGTCAAGTTCAGAGTCACAAGCAAAACAGAAGCGCAAAGAACTGCAAAAGTACGAGACCAAGGTAAAAGAGGCTATCCAAAAAGACGATGTTTCGGATTTCGATGAAACCCTGCAACAACTTGAGGAGGAATATGAAGCAAGTTCCTCGGACAAGGCAAAGTTTGATGCACAGATTGACTACATGACCAAGTGTTTGGAATCCGCCGAGAAGCATAACATCTGCCGGCTTTGCACAAGGAGTCTTCACGATGACGAAGATGAAGACTTTACGACGGCGGGCTTCATTAAAAAGTTGAAAGACATCATCGCGAAGGCGAAAAACACCATGCAAGCCGACAATGCCGACGAGATTTTCGCCGAGCTGGAGGCCGCTCGAAATGCTAAACCTAGCTACGAGTTGGCGACTCGTCTACGACAAAACGAACTCCCTGACATCCAGAAGACCATCACCAACCTGGCATCGGAACGCGATACCCTCAACAAGCAGCTCGAAGAACAGGATGCCGTTATCCATGACCTGGAGGCCGAGAAGCAAGAAGTCGAAGCTTTGTCAAAAGAAGTGCAGAGTATTGTTGGCTACTACACTCGGGTTCAGGAGCTTGAAGTTGAGATCAAGGAACTTGCACAAAAGCAAAAGTCCGCTGGACTATCACGGGGTATTGATGCAATCCAGTCCGACCTGCAGCAGGTCTCCGACGACGGCCGCAGTGCCAGGAATACGCTAGACCAACTTGTCGCTGCCCGAGACAAGGCACGCAACCTCATCACGTCCCTGGAGTTGAGTGTGCGTGACATTAATGCAGAGCTGCACAACGCACAATCCAAGTTGAAAGAGAAGAGAGCCCTTGCTGAGCGGATTGAAGAATTCAAGAGGGAGAATAACAACCAGCGAGAAGCAATGCGCAGCTTGGATCAAGATATGGACAACATCAACCCTGAGATTGAGCAGGCACAGTACAAGTACGACGATATCAACCGCCGGGGCAATGACCGCGTCCATCGCACCCATGATGAAGCTTCCAAGCTCTCCGAAAGTCTCCGCCAGCTTGAAAAGGCGAACGAAGAGATTAATGCTTACATTAGTCGTGGCGGCCCACAGCAGCTCGAGCGCACGCATCGTGATATTGAGAATCTACAAGGCGAAATTGTACGCATCGAGACAGACATGGTAAATCTGACGAGGAAGATTAAGAAGCTCGAGGACACTATGCGCGACACCGACATGAGCAGGCGTACGATAACTGAAAATCTACGCTACCGAAAAGCGAAACGCTCCCTCGAGACTTTGCAGATTGAAATTGAAAAGCTTGAGGGAGAAGGGGCTGAGCGCGACAAGGAACACTACGAGCGAGAGGCCGAGCACTGGGACCTCAAGTACCGCCAGCTCAACATTGACAAGACAGGTGTCGAACGCGACATGAAGAACAAGGACGACCAGCTTACCGAGCTTATGGAAGAGTACAGTAACCTCTACAAAGACTCTGCGCAACAATACCGCGAGGCACATATCAGGGTGGAAACCACCAAAGCCGCCATTGAGGATCTGGGACGCTATGCTGGTGCACTTGACAAGGCCATCATGAAGTATCATACGCTCAAGATGGAAGAGATCAACCGCATCCTCGCCGAGCTCTGGCGCAATGCGTACCAAGGTACCGACGTAGACACGATCCGCATTGCATCCGACGGTGACGGCAAGGGAAACCGGGTCTACAATTACCGCGTCGTCATGATAAAACAAGACACAGAGATGGACATGCGAGGCCGATGCTCCGCTGGTCAAAAGGTCCTGGCTTCCATCGTCATTCGATTAGCTCTCGCAGAGTGTTTCGGCACAAACTGCGGTCTTATCGCGCTCGACGAGCCAACGACGAATCTGGATCAACAGAACATCAAGGGTCTTGCGGAGTCCCTGTCTCAGATCATCCAGACGCGCAGGAAGCAGGCCAACTTTCAGCTTCTGGTCATTACTCACGACGAGCAGTTTCTGCGTGAGATGAACTGCGCTGATTATACCGATTCTTACTGGCGTGTTGGCCGGGACGTGAAGCAGGAGAGTTATATTGAGCGTCAGAACATTGCGGAGGTGACGTAA